CATGGTCGTCGTGAAACCCCTGTTGGATGGTCTGATATGTAAGCCAGCTGGGGTTCCTTCCATTCTTAAAAGCCAAGGTATCAAGGGCCCTCCATCTTCCTTCTTGCTCTGGGACGTGAACAAGAGGAGATGGAAGTGGTCCGAATCATCGCAAGAAGGTAATCGTCCCATGACTCACAATTGCTCTTCCTTGGTGTTTCCACACCTTCATAAATGGAGACAACAGTatggtaataatatatgttattggTTCCAGGTTCAACATTTATGTTATCAATGGGGAACACACTGGTATTACAATTGAGCAGCCCAGAATTAATGAAGGAAATAAGCATCAACACATCATTTGCTTTAGGAAGGCCTTGGGCTCAACAAGTGGCCACTGAACCGTTGCTTGGACAAGGCATAGTGGCTGCAAAAGGAGCACTACGAACACCACAGCAAAATCCTTGCTACTCCTATGTGGAAAGGGtcaaagtataaagactaatttttatatatgtttattaattaatcCGCATACTTAgatttgtatattgttatataaaatttttattgttgtatCCTACCCTATttgtatactttttttttttttttgaaaattttcatattcatgtgACATACATGTATTGTACTTATATCCGTGCTTTAAAATCTCTCGTTCAGTTTAATGATttgatgaaataattattaCGGATAACTTTAAGATATTTTCGAATCAAGATCAGTACAAAATTTAGAAGCTTAAAGAAAGAAATCCAAAACTTAATCTTGAATATAGTAAAGGAAAGAGAGGAAGGAGACAAATGATACTTGAAAGTGCTACTCAAGATGAATTAAAAATCCCCTTGAAGACGGATTTGGCGAAGAAATAGATGGAGATTAGAGGTGCTTATGGGTCGGGttgggccgggcccataaaaaattcaGCTCGcatcctaggcccgggcccggcctggcccaaaatatgggcctgaaattttgttcaggcccggcccgagaaaAAATTCTTAGGCCTGAGCCTGGCCCGACCCggccttttttttaaaataaacatcaattttaaaaaaaaaataaaaaaaatattttaaaaatattttaaaattaaaacatataaaaatatatatatttattatatattcgggctgggcccgggccaaaaaagtcgTGCCCTAGCCCAGTCCGTTTTCTAAacaggcctcgtttttttgcccaagcccatatttcgggcctatatttttacccgaaccctcccatatttcggacgggccatcgggccgggccgggccgcccggccatgagcacctctagtggAGATGGACTATAACTAGTAGTTTTGGCTCAATAATATGATAGTACTAGAAGTGTCAAGATTTGGTAATATAATGAGCAATTTCAATCCCACGTATTCTTTAAGTAATCTTACATTACTTtaataatgtgaaatttttgaCAAATTTACCCACATTTTTAATggctttgatttattttatttaaaccaaaatgaaataataataataactattgaatcaaatttcaattatatttattttattcttcagTTCCTTTAATaactaaagaaaatttttttcttctttattttgttatgttgaTCCAAATAGAAGCTTTGATGCTCCTCTCCtcgattttaatttatttatttgagaaagaagatacaaaattaatttactacAGAAATGCATTTATttgttgataaaaataaaatattataaacttcaaaaaaaaaaactaaataagaaGAATCAATTTCACGAggacaatttaataaaatatacttttaggtaattttacatttcatcaatcaaatatcaaaatcttaCCTCATATAACCGAACGAACCAAACAAGGTATTGTAACATACCCGATAATATACTTGATAATATTACTAGAAATAATGACCGCactaatagtaaaaaaaaaaaactaaaatgatatgactagacctgttcatgggtcgggccaccCGGCCCAGCCCGAAGGCCCGGCCAAAATGTGAGAGGATTTgtgcaaaaatataggcccaaaaaataagattggacaaaaaaaaaggtCCGTTTAAAAAATAGGTCGGGCCTCAGGTAAGTCATTTTTGGACTAGGCCTGGCCCGGATTtactaaaggacaaaaaatttgctttttttttaaacattattttcttgttgttttctctctattttgctaccattttactattatgttactactattttgttgttattgtttgaatattgtataagacttattttattgttaattttgttattgttttaaagacatttgttaattttgttattattttagtggcatttgcttgttaagttgcatctaccacagtgttatttaagtatacatatttttaaaaatgtattttcaatttgttgagaaagatttattttgatgtattatatatattttaaaattatataaaaaataatataataattaatagacCCAGCCcagtttttaacatttttatctaggtcgggcttgggcaaaattttaagcccatttttcgagccAGGTCGGGTCTGAGCCTAGCAAacgggcctaaatttttagtaCGACCCGACCCATGCACACCTCTAAATATGAcacaagaaagaaagaataataCTAACACAACATGAaaatacaaatttgataaaaaaatggataaattttataaaaatatataacattttaaacacaATTGTAgtataaaaatgaagaaattattttatggaccctTTCCACCACATCATCTATGGTCCATTCCAATAATGTAAtgacatttcaaaaaaaaaaaattcatgtcattaactcataatttttgtaatttttttaccctGACCCCCGaaccaaaaccctaaaccttgaactaaaaccctaaactctgaACCCAAAATATTGAACATTGAACCTTAAACTTCAAATCtcaaactttaaaccctaaatcttaaacccgAGCTTAAACTTTAAACCTCAAACCCCAAACTCTATACTCAAACCTTGAATCTTGAATTCCCCAAAATCTTAAACCCATGGTTCTAGGTTtggagtttagggtttaagattcaAGGTTCGGGGTTCAAAgtgttgaaatgttgaaatgtcattaaataattgaaaagagaCCATAGATGATGTGGTGGGAAGAATCCATATAATAATTTCTCATAAAAACGATACAAAAGACTAACATAAAGGTTTGACTCCAGAAGAAAGGGACCTAAGCCCCTTGAATAAACTGGTGAAAACTTTTTAATCCCactaaaaatttactaattaaatttaagtcttttattataatatttttttacttttcccccaataatttatatttttatcttagcccttaacaataaaattaataaaatttcagtGTCGCCCTTGGACTAGCAAACAagtattaaaaatgttattggCAAGATTGAGGAGCTTGAAATTTTGAGATCTCAAGTTTAAGTTCCACTATGTGTAAATCAtgtatgagtttttttttttattataaattttattctaatcTAGATTTGGATATATTCTAATTATCAATTCAGTTCGAacgtatttttaatatattaaaagagtgattttataattaaaataaaaagattaattttattattaaaattttaatatgaatcaAACAAGTCCTGATTAAAATTTACCTTATTCAAACTTAATATAgattgatttaattgaaaaattgatttcGATACAACGAATAACCCGAACTTTGGAATctaaatgtgaaatattttgtaaattaataaatttgtttacaaCTGTCCAAAAAGGAGCATATATATAATCTATGGACTTCTCACATTGTTATCATTggcctttattttcttataaaactcTAGATTCTGAGCTCCAACATCCACCAACTTGACCTCACTTTAACGTCTTTTATCGATTCTTAATATACctaattttgttgttattacatatacatacacatatataaatcatagGCATGAAAAGATTGTAAGTACCATATTTGACACTGCATacacagagagagagagagagagagagagagagagagagagagagagagagagttcaAAGGCATGGAGTTGGCATTGCTGGTGGTGAAGATGAGTGGAACATGCTTGTTGATTGGGTTGATTGGCATGGTGATTCAGCTGTTTGATTCGATGATTTGGAAGCCCCAAAGGCTCCGTGCCAAGCTCCGAAAGCAGGGCATCCAGGGTCCCCCTCCTACATTTTTGCTTGGTAATACACTTGACATCAAGAAGGCACAATCTCAGTCCTCCTCAGTTTTGGCCCAACAACACATTACCCACAACAATTCCTCTACTGTCTTCCCTTTCTTCCATCAATGGATACAACAATATGGtattttcatttctcattttgctatatatatatattggtaccgatgtatatatatatcaagaaaattgtagaAATTATTTGTACTTGTATCAAGCACAGTACGAAGTAACGTTgcaaacctttttattttcaggCCCAACCTTTTTGTTTTCGCTTGGCAACATCCAGATTTTACACATAACAGATGCTGATTTGGTGAAGGAAATAATTACATGCACTTCAATGGACTTGGGAAATCCCACCTATCAACAGAAGGAACGAGGCCCTCTTCTTGGCAAAGGCATTTTAACTTCAAATGGTGCCTTATGGGCTCATCAAAGGAAAATCATTGCTCCTGAATTATACATGGACAAGGTCAAGGTATGTCTATTAATTATCCATGGAtcaattctaaatttattattatgttcaTTACAGTATGTTGTTGAGACTTTGGCGTCTTCCATGTGTTTGTAGGGTATGACACACCTAATGGCGGAGTGCTCAGTTATGGTGGTGAAGGGATGGAAGAGCAAAATAGACAGCCATGGTGGAGCAGCAGACATAAAAGTTGACGATTGTTTACGAAGGTTTACAAGGGATGTTATCTCAAGGGCTTGTTTTGGAAGCAATTATTCCAAAGGAGAAGagattttcttcaaaattagaGCTCTACAAGAAGCCATGTCTAAAAAAGTTTTATCTAATGGCTTCCCTGGAATGAGgttcgattcgatttgattcggttttcttttcctttgttgaaTTGGAATCTGAGAGAAATGAGTGAATTTGGAATTTTCAGGTATCTTCCGACGAAGAGCAATAGGGAAATATGGAGATTGGAGAAAGAAGTTCGAGCATTGATATTGAAAACTGTATATGAAACCAAGGATGAAACATCAAAGGAAGATCTGTTACAAATGATTCTGAAAGGTGCTGAAAGCAGTGATTTAGGCCCTGATGCAACTGATAACTTCATTGTTGACAACTGCAAGAACATATATTTTGCTGGGTATGAAACAACTGCCATTACAGCTGCTTGGACCTTGTTCCTTCTTGCACTCAACCCTGATTGGCAAGACAAAGTTCGTGCCGAGGTTGTTCAAATTTGTGAGGGAAAAATACCAGATGCCGATATGATCCGGCGGATGAAAACAGTAAGCACAACCTTCATTTTTCGTATATGTGAGGCAGTAACATGTCCAGAAATTAACTATGTTTGAATGGATGGCAGCTGACAATGGTGATCAATGAGACGCTAAGGCTATATCCTCCAGGAGCTATTATATCGAGGGAGGCCTTAGAAGATATGAAATTTGGAAAACTTGAGGTGCCCAAAGGAGTGAATATTTGGTTAATGCCGGTGACACTTCACCAAGATCCTGAAATATGGGGACCTGAAGCTCATAAATTCAACCCTGAAAGGTTTGCCAATGGTGTCAGTGGCGCCTGCAAGTTCCCTCATGTGTATTTGCCTTTTGGATTCGGACCGCATACATGTTTGGGGCAGCATTTTGCCTTGGCCGAACTCAAGCTACTTCTTGCCCTTGCTTTgtcaaatttcactttttctccCTCACCAAACTATAGGCACTGCCCATCTTTGAGTTTGATTATTGAACCTAAATATGGAGTCAATCTCATTGTTAGGAGGCTTTGACTTATCCATCATAACTACTCTAATAATTTCTTCAATACTTTCTAAGTTTATGTCAAAGAAGatacaatgaaataaaaatatattcctttcatttcaaattttgttgagTGTTTTTGTTGTGTATCCTCTTGATGAGGAGAATCGGATATTTATAATATACAGTTATTGTTTATCGAAATGACATGCTAGGTAGACTTCATGCACACCAACACGTATACTGCTCTAGACTTAACACGTGTTTATCGTACCACATGCTTGATTTTGCACCCTCTCCCTTCGAACCCCCAGCAACACACATGCAAACCTAGCTTGCGAGCTCTTCTTGTGAGCACTTAATGTCTCTACCTTGTGGGACCCTTGTAGGGCCCAGATTCCTCTGCATGGGTCGGTAGTTCGGGGTTATGTCCGGGTTTCAGGTCGGTAACAGGAAATACcataacaaatttatataattttttttctttccaacaACTtcacatgcatacatacatacatacatacatacatacatacatacatacatatacgagtttgaaaaaaacttttgaatcgCCAAGAATAc
The sequence above is a segment of the Gossypium raimondii isolate GPD5lz chromosome 4, ASM2569854v1, whole genome shotgun sequence genome. Coding sequences within it:
- the LOC105779274 gene encoding cytochrome P450 714C2 is translated as MELALLVVKMSGTCLLIGLIGMVIQLFDSMIWKPQRLRAKLRKQGIQGPPPTFLLGNTLDIKKAQSQSSSVLAQQHITHNNSSTVFPFFHQWIQQYGPTFLFSLGNIQILHITDADLVKEIITCTSMDLGNPTYQQKERGPLLGKGILTSNGALWAHQRKIIAPELYMDKVKGMTHLMAECSVMVVKGWKSKIDSHGGAADIKVDDCLRRFTRDVISRACFGSNYSKGEEIFFKIRALQEAMSKKVLSNGFPGMRYLPTKSNREIWRLEKEVRALILKTVYETKDETSKEDLLQMILKGAESSDLGPDATDNFIVDNCKNIYFAGYETTAITAAWTLFLLALNPDWQDKVRAEVVQICEGKIPDADMIRRMKTLTMVINETLRLYPPGAIISREALEDMKFGKLEVPKGVNIWLMPVTLHQDPEIWGPEAHKFNPERFANGVSGACKFPHVYLPFGFGPHTCLGQHFALAELKLLLALALSNFTFSPSPNYRHCPSLSLIIEPKYGVNLIVRRL